The Magnolia sinica isolate HGM2019 chromosome 10, MsV1, whole genome shotgun sequence genome includes a window with the following:
- the LOC131257483 gene encoding V-type proton ATPase subunit B 1-like, whose translation MDMLGRIFNGSGRPIDNGPPVFPEAYLDISRSAINPRERTYPEEMIQTGIFTIDVMNSIARGQKIPLFSAAGLPHNEIAAQICHQAGLVKRLEKSVNLMEDGVEDNFAIVFAAMGVNMETAQFFKRDFEENGSMKRVTLFLNLVS comes from the exons ATGGATATGCTTGGACGCATTTTTAATGGATCAGGAAGACCGATAGACAATGGTCCTCCTGTATTTCCTGAGGCTTACTTGGATATTTCAA GAAGTGCAATCAACCCTAGAGAGAGAACCTATCCTGAAGAGATGATCCAGACGGGGATATTTACGATTGATGTCATGAACTCCATCGCCCGTGGACAGAAGATTCCTCTCTTCTCTGCTGCTGGGCTTCCTCATAATGAAATAGCCGCCCAGATTTGTCATCAGGCTGGTCTAGTGAAGCGATTAGAGAAGTCTGTAAATCTCATGGAG GATGGAGTGGAGGACAATTTTGCCATTGTTTTTGCAGCTATGGGAGTCAACATGGAGACAGCTCAGTTCTTCAAacgtgattttgaagaaaatggttcAATGAAGAGAGTGACCCTTTTTCTAAACCTGGTATCGTGA